The Deltaproteobacteria bacterium genome has a window encoding:
- a CDS encoding rod shape-determining protein, with protein MFKILAGTFSNDLAIDLGTANTLVYARHKGMVCSEPSVVAVASDPKGHGERVLAVGSEAKAMLGRTPGSIRAVRPIQDGVIADFEVTEAMLRYFIHKAHNRSKLVRPRIVICVPPAITSVEKRAVRESALSAGAREVFLMEEPMAAAIGAGLDVTAPTGNMVVDVGGGTTDVAVISLSGIVTSSSIRCGGDKMDEAIVQYVRRKYNVLIGERTAEDVKVQIGTASPHGKSQTMEIKGRDLVAGIPKTVMATSDEIHEALVEPISSIVESVHITLEKTPPELAADIVDRGIVLVGGASLLRDLDVVLRERTGLPIIRGDDPFTAVCFGAGKALDDLELLRQVSFE; from the coding sequence ATGTTCAAGATCCTGGCGGGCACCTTCTCGAACGACCTCGCGATCGACCTCGGAACGGCCAACACGCTGGTCTACGCCCGTCACAAGGGGATGGTGTGCTCGGAGCCGAGCGTGGTGGCCGTGGCCAGCGACCCGAAGGGACACGGCGAGCGGGTCCTCGCGGTCGGCAGCGAGGCCAAGGCGATGCTCGGCCGCACGCCCGGCTCGATCCGCGCGGTTCGCCCGATCCAGGACGGTGTCATCGCGGACTTCGAGGTCACCGAGGCGATGCTCCGCTACTTCATCCACAAGGCGCACAACCGCAGCAAGCTCGTGCGGCCGCGGATCGTGATCTGCGTACCGCCGGCGATCACCAGCGTCGAGAAGCGCGCGGTGCGCGAGTCGGCGCTCTCGGCCGGCGCCCGTGAGGTCTTCTTGATGGAGGAGCCGATGGCGGCAGCCATCGGCGCCGGCCTCGACGTGACGGCCCCGACCGGCAACATGGTCGTCGACGTCGGCGGCGGCACGACGGACGTTGCCGTGATCTCGCTGTCGGGCATCGTGACCTCGTCGTCGATCCGCTGCGGGGGCGACAAGATGGACGAGGCGATCGTCCAGTACGTACGCCGCAAGTACAACGTGCTGATCGGTGAGCGCACGGCCGAGGACGTGAAGGTGCAGATCGGGACCGCCTCCCCGCACGGCAAGTCGCAGACCATGGAGATCAAGGGCCGCGACCTGGTGGCCGGCATCCCGAAGACCGTGATGGCGACCAGCGACGAGATCCACGAGGCGCTGGTCGAGCCGATCTCGTCGATCGTCGAGAGCGTGCACATCACGCTCGAGAAGACGCCGCCCGAGCTGGCCGCCGACATCGTCGACCGCGGCATCGTGCTGGTGGGCGGCGCCTCGCTGCTGCGCGACCTCGACGTGGTCCTGCGCGAGCGCACCGGCCTGCCGATCATCCGGGGGGACGACCCCTTCACGGCCGTCTGCTTCGGCGCCGGCAAGGCCCTCGACGACCTCGAGCTCCTGCGCCAGGTGAGCTTCGAGTAG
- the gnd gene encoding decarboxylating 6-phosphogluconate dehydrogenase — MQLGMIGLGRMGANMVRRLLRAGHQCVVHDLDPAAVAALGREGAIGADSLAALAARLTPPRAVWLMVPAGVVDRSLDALAPHLGAGDAVVDGGNSRWTDDLRRAAALAARGVHYLDVGTSGGVWGLERGYCLMVGGDDTAVQRLAPVFRALAPGVAAAPRTAGRAGPPVPAEEGWLHCGPAGAGHFVKMVHNGIEYGLMAAYAEGFNVLRHAGVGRDDRPHDAETTPLAHPEHYRYDLDLAAIAELWRRGSVVGSWLLDLAAKALHEQPGLEGFSGRVADSGEGRWTIDAAIDQGTPAPVLAAALFQRFASRGEAAFADQLLSALRFQFGGHVEKT, encoded by the coding sequence GTGCAGCTCGGCATGATCGGTCTCGGGCGGATGGGCGCGAACATGGTCCGGCGGCTGCTCCGGGCGGGGCACCAGTGCGTGGTCCACGATCTCGATCCGGCGGCGGTGGCCGCGCTCGGCCGGGAGGGCGCGATCGGCGCGGACTCGCTCGCGGCCCTCGCGGCACGCCTGACACCGCCGCGGGCCGTCTGGCTCATGGTGCCGGCCGGCGTGGTCGACCGGAGCCTCGACGCGCTGGCGCCCCACCTCGGCGCCGGCGACGCGGTCGTGGACGGCGGCAACTCGCGCTGGACCGACGACCTGCGGCGGGCCGCCGCGCTCGCCGCCCGCGGCGTCCACTACCTCGACGTCGGCACGAGCGGCGGCGTCTGGGGGCTCGAGCGCGGCTACTGCCTGATGGTGGGAGGAGACGACACCGCGGTGCAGCGCCTCGCGCCGGTGTTCCGCGCGCTCGCGCCCGGGGTCGCGGCGGCCCCGCGCACGGCCGGGCGCGCCGGGCCGCCGGTGCCGGCCGAGGAAGGCTGGCTCCACTGCGGCCCCGCCGGTGCCGGCCACTTCGTGAAGATGGTCCACAACGGGATCGAGTACGGGCTGATGGCGGCGTATGCCGAAGGCTTCAACGTCCTGCGCCACGCCGGCGTCGGCCGCGACGACCGCCCGCACGACGCCGAGACCACGCCGCTCGCCCACCCCGAGCACTATCGCTACGACCTCGACCTCGCGGCGATCGCCGAGCTGTGGCGGCGCGGCAGCGTCGTCGGATCCTGGCTGCTCGACCTCGCCGCGAAGGCGCTCCACGAGCAGCCGGGGCTCGAGGGCTTCTCGGGGCGCGTCGCGGACTCCGGTGAGGGGCGCTGGACGATCGACGCGGCGATCGACCAGGGCACGCCGGCGCCGGTGCTCGCGGCGGCGCTGTTCCAGCGCTTCGCGTCGCGCGGCGAGGCCGCGTTCGCCGACCAGCTGCTCTCGGCGCTGCGCTTCCAGTTCGGCGGGCACGTCGAGAAGACCTGA
- a CDS encoding proteasome accessory factor PafA2 family protein has translation MQKRIYGVETEYGIIFTPEGRKTLPVEKAIRFLFEKLITTEHFLNVFLENGARFYQDTGCHPEYATPECASPRQLIVYDKAGERILEELEDYAEEKIREERIAGKLSIFKNNTDFVGNSYGCHENYLVDRDVDFYYLAEQLIPFLVTRQIYTGAGKVFQTQDGVHYCISQRAQHIYQKISGTTTNDRSIINTRDEPHADRERYRRLHVIVGDSNMSEYTNFVKIGACAVVLQMIEDNFINKDFTLRNPVKAIKDISYDTTCKRKLRLDNGREYSPIEIQREYCEMAWRYLEQYPVSDELQDAVHKWQHVLDCLDSDPDKLGREVDWVIKRQMIESYLASKGTSWNDPRVFMLDLQYHDIRIGRGLYYLLERKGAVERILSDDEVIKAKTEPPPDTRAKMRGEFIKLARQNAIQYDLDWSNIRLGNLLNVRVICNNPFETDTEKVAELVRTIQKTNLRKTSLSKLVIQS, from the coding sequence GTGCAGAAGCGGATCTACGGCGTCGAGACCGAGTACGGGATCATCTTCACGCCCGAGGGGCGGAAGACCCTGCCGGTCGAGAAGGCGATCCGCTTCCTGTTCGAGAAGCTGATCACGACCGAGCACTTCCTGAACGTCTTCCTCGAGAACGGCGCCCGCTTCTACCAGGACACCGGCTGCCATCCCGAGTACGCGACCCCCGAGTGCGCCTCGCCGCGCCAGCTGATCGTCTACGACAAGGCCGGCGAGCGGATCCTCGAGGAGCTCGAGGACTACGCGGAGGAGAAGATCCGCGAGGAGCGGATCGCCGGGAAGCTCTCGATCTTCAAGAACAACACCGATTTCGTCGGGAACAGCTACGGCTGCCACGAGAACTACCTCGTGGACCGCGACGTGGACTTCTACTACCTGGCCGAACAGCTGATCCCGTTCCTCGTGACGCGCCAGATCTACACCGGCGCGGGCAAGGTCTTCCAGACCCAGGACGGCGTGCACTACTGCATCAGCCAGCGCGCCCAGCACATCTACCAGAAGATCTCGGGCACCACGACCAACGACCGCTCGATCATCAACACCCGTGACGAGCCCCACGCCGACCGCGAGAGGTACCGGCGCCTGCACGTGATCGTGGGCGACTCGAACATGAGCGAGTACACGAACTTCGTGAAGATCGGCGCCTGCGCCGTGGTCCTGCAGATGATCGAGGACAACTTCATCAACAAGGACTTCACGCTCCGCAATCCTGTCAAGGCGATCAAGGACATCTCCTACGACACCACCTGCAAGCGCAAGCTGCGCCTCGACAACGGCCGCGAGTACTCGCCGATCGAGATCCAGCGCGAGTACTGCGAGATGGCTTGGCGCTATCTCGAGCAGTATCCGGTGTCGGACGAGCTCCAGGACGCGGTCCACAAGTGGCAGCACGTGCTCGACTGCCTCGACAGCGACCCCGACAAGCTCGGGCGCGAGGTGGACTGGGTGATCAAGCGCCAGATGATCGAGTCGTATCTGGCGAGCAAGGGCACGAGCTGGAACGACCCGCGCGTGTTCATGCTCGACCTCCAGTACCACGACATCCGGATCGGCAGGGGCCTCTACTACCTGCTCGAGCGCAAGGGCGCCGTCGAGCGGATCCTGAGCGACGACGAGGTGATCAAGGCCAAGACCGAGCCGCCGCCGGACACGCGCGCCAAGATGCGCGGCGAGTTCATCAAGCTGGCCCGGCAGAACGCGATCCAGTACGACCTCGACTGGTCGAACATCCGCCTCGGCAACCTGCTCAACGTGCGGGTGATCTGCAACAACCCCTTCGAGACCGACACCGAGAAGGTGGCCGAGCTGGTGCGCACGATCCAGAAGACCAACCTGCGCAAGACCAGCCTCTCGAAGCTCGTCATCCAGTCGTAG
- the prcA gene encoding proteasome subunit alpha codes for MSMPFYVSPEQLMQDKAEYARKGIARGKSIVALEYDKGIVLVAENPSRLSKIGEIYDRIAFAGVGKFSEFDQLRKIGVRFADVRGYAYSREDVRGKALANAYSQAIGDVFTRELKPLEVEVIVAEVGDPRLAGHEESLMFRVTFDGSISDHRGYTTIGGGVDALETYLRDRYKSGLPLGDAVRMGRDALVAASNGSAPIAPERLEVCTLDRERVGRKFRRAGAEELRAILG; via the coding sequence ATGTCGATGCCCTTCTACGTCTCCCCCGAACAGCTCATGCAGGACAAGGCCGAGTATGCCCGCAAGGGCATCGCTCGCGGCAAGTCCATCGTCGCCCTCGAGTACGACAAGGGCATCGTGCTGGTCGCCGAGAACCCGTCGCGGCTGTCGAAGATCGGCGAGATCTACGACCGGATCGCCTTCGCCGGCGTCGGCAAGTTCAGCGAGTTCGACCAGCTCCGGAAGATCGGCGTGCGCTTCGCCGACGTGCGCGGCTACGCCTACAGCCGCGAGGACGTGCGTGGCAAGGCGCTCGCCAACGCCTACTCCCAGGCGATCGGCGACGTCTTCACGCGCGAGCTCAAGCCGCTCGAGGTGGAGGTGATCGTGGCCGAGGTCGGCGATCCGCGCCTCGCCGGCCACGAAGAGAGCCTGATGTTCCGCGTGACCTTCGACGGGAGCATCTCCGATCATCGCGGCTACACGACGATCGGCGGCGGCGTCGACGCGCTCGAGACCTACCTCCGCGATCGTTACAAATCCGGTCTGCCCCTCGGGGATGCGGTGCGGATGGGCCGCGATGCGCTGGTGGCCGCGTCCAACGGCTCGGCGCCGATCGCGCCCGAGCGCCTCGAGGTCTGCACGCTCGATCGCGAGCGCGTGGGCCGCAAGTTCCGCCGCGCCGGCGCCGAAGAGTTGAGAGCTATTCTCGGCTAG
- the prcB gene encoding proteasome subunit beta codes for MLIRGRYQGSSFFELLETEHPELRPAPRLAGSDAGAALASVPHGTTVLAFRFADGVVVAGDRLATEGHRVAARDLQKVFPTDSHSLIAIAGAAGPAIEMARMLRIELEHYEKIEGEPLELEGKANKLSQMVRANLPAAMQGLVVVPLFAGYDPRRRIGRLWKYDVTGGRYEETEYDASGSGGLYARESVKKAWQPGLAREEALRIAVQALADAADEDRATGGVDLGRGIFPLVCLCTATGVEEVGRETIERVYREQVVVARTRAGA; via the coding sequence GTGCTCATCCGAGGCAGGTACCAGGGCTCGAGCTTCTTCGAGCTGCTCGAGACCGAACATCCGGAGCTGCGGCCTGCGCCGCGCCTGGCCGGCAGCGATGCCGGCGCCGCGCTCGCGTCGGTGCCGCACGGTACGACGGTGCTCGCCTTCCGCTTCGCGGACGGCGTCGTCGTGGCGGGCGACCGGCTCGCGACCGAGGGGCACCGCGTCGCGGCGCGCGACCTGCAGAAGGTCTTCCCGACCGACTCGCACTCGCTCATCGCGATCGCCGGCGCCGCCGGGCCCGCGATCGAGATGGCGCGCATGCTGCGCATCGAGCTCGAGCACTACGAGAAGATCGAGGGCGAGCCGCTCGAGCTCGAGGGCAAGGCGAACAAGCTCTCCCAGATGGTGCGCGCGAACCTCCCGGCGGCGATGCAGGGCCTGGTGGTGGTGCCGCTCTTCGCCGGCTACGACCCGCGCCGCCGGATCGGCCGCCTGTGGAAGTACGACGTGACCGGCGGGCGCTACGAGGAGACCGAGTACGACGCCTCCGGCTCGGGCGGGCTCTACGCGCGCGAGTCGGTGAAGAAGGCCTGGCAGCCCGGCCTCGCGCGCGAGGAGGCGCTGCGCATCGCGGTCCAGGCGCTCGCCGACGCCGCCGACGAGGATCGCGCCACCGGCGGCGTCGACCTCGGCCGCGGGATCTTCCCGCTGGTGTGCCTGTGCACGGCGACGGGCGTCGAGGAAGTGGGACGCGAGACGATCGAGCGCGTCTATCGCGAGCAGGTGGTGGTGGCGCGCACCCGGGCGGGAGCCTAG
- a CDS encoding ubiquitin-like protein Pup — protein MRFVSAAESQQQQKKGGGDGGGEDKGAGKGGQKLAKKGEELKEEMDALIDEIDEVLEENAEEFVKNYVQRGGQ, from the coding sequence CTGCGCTTCGTCTCGGCGGCCGAGTCCCAGCAGCAGCAGAAGAAGGGCGGCGGTGACGGCGGCGGCGAGGACAAGGGCGCGGGCAAGGGCGGCCAGAAGCTCGCCAAGAAGGGCGAGGAGCTGAAGGAGGAGATGGACGCCCTGATCGACGAGATCGACGAGGTCCTCGAGGAGAACGCCGAGGAGTTCGTCAAGAACTACGTACAGCGCGGCGGCCAGTAA